The window GCTTTCTAGACACAGTTCTTAAATTGCTCATCACTTACTAAAGAGATCTAAAAAGGTACAGCCCTTATGTTGATAAGGGgggacacacacacacaaatataaAAGTGTGAACAAGCATATTTTGTGTGCATTGTAGAAATTCATTTTGTGTCAACATTATTCTTTATAAATACTCCCCTCGTTCACTAGCAATAGTCTcatttaactatttttgtccgtccactaataaatgtatcatttgcttttttattactactattttttattatagacctcacatttcattaactttatctcatttatatttcattacaAGACTAATACTCACTTCTTTAgtctcattaaatatgaaacatttgtttttcgacatgagattttttgtaatattattgtgTGAGTTAAGGAGGATAGGGCAAAAAGTAGAGATGGCATTgtttctatttaaaaaaatatttcttttttaatgtGATTATATAATGATATGACCCATCTTCCATTAACCAAAAGACACTCACTCACTAAGATTTGTACTGGTGGACGAATGGAGAATACTttctgaaattatttttaaaattgaaagtcAGTAATACTTTCAGaactattaaaatgaaaaaaaatgctaGATAGGACTAAATATTAATGGTGCTAAGTGCTAAGTGCTAAGTGATCAGTGGACTTAAGTTGTTGTGGGGTCACTTTCTCACAagttctcttcttttttttaacatttggGCTGGATGATTAGTGGACTTAATATGTTGCGGTGTCACTTTCTTAcatgttttgtttatatttggGCCCCAacccaaatttaaaaactttatCACTTGGGCCCCGCCCCGTCGAttgtacataaattaaaatcgtTAAAGTGAACTAtacatttcaatttcaaaatttaaattatttcttttgaaCGATAgtataaatagtagtataaaatttatgattgaGTGACTGGATTGGTCATAAATAAgttctaaaaataaatgtcGTTGATTAGGGAACAATATTGagaatatgataaaaatatacataagaGTTATTTAGGTCCAATAATAATTCTCAGGCtctactatttcatttttgttaatttattgaGTAAATTTATGTTATTGGCGCTATATTTTATCCAAATTGTTAATTGGGGTTCGTTTTAATTCATATCTCGACCCAATTGCAAGCACCTATGCTATTGTTATTGTGTTGAGtgtaaaaaataacacaaccacccaaaattataaatcatcaTTTAGGTAAAATGAAAATCGGTTTACAATACCGATATCAACTGTCACACATACAATCCCATTCAATTATTAACCAAATGAATATTCATATGAGCTTTTGAGTTCATTTTTAGCTAATTGTAAATAGAGACTTTgggaatttatatttttcggGGTAATTTGCACAATTCATAATACTTTATTGTATTAACAACcaagattaaattttacaaaaataaaaataaaaataaaaaatgcctaAATCCATGATATAAGTAGCTATTTGTACCATTTTTCAATCTAGCACGGCCACTGAagtttaaagagaaaaaactgAGCAAGTGACCATAGTTTCTAATATAGCCCAAACATGGGGCCTACCCACTTTGTTAAATGACAAATAATGGAATATACAAGACCCACAAACAAATTATTgacttatttttaaatctacaagattaaaaagaatattattcCACATAATagcttaattaaatgaataaatgtaTGATTGGATAAACCAGTtatctaaaaataatgattagCAACTAGTTTGGAGTTCTGGCAGCAGCGAGTTTTTTATTCTGAATTATTGGAGTCTTTAAAATAGATTTGAGACAAATCCTAGATCAACATGCTTTACTCTAATTGGATGTCcgaatttttgtttattagttgtatgagataagaaaaaaaaaatgtaaaagtgcTGAGATAACAGTGGCATAAGTTTGTTTCATTAATAATTGGGTTAAAAATATCCAAGGAATTTGCTATTTTGGAGATGTCCATATATACAGATTGGGGCAAATGTTACAGAGTGCATAttagaataaatcaataaatagtgATAAATGTTCAAAATAAGCAGCTTTGTTGTGATTATTGTGAGATCTCTAAATGatgtttcatttcaattttacacCGCAACAGTgccatttaattatattatgttcagttataatgtacattttacaatataattttaaagataattttcTCAGTTTAACTAACATTTTGTGATGGTAAGTGAAATGTAATTGGATTTTTTTGCCaatgataaaattacaataatcaTATAAGTTCTTGATATTATGTGTCAAGTTTAAACTTCGCgtgaaataacaaatttttggaaagtttcatgatattaagCGCCAATGCccctaaaattaaatatagtgtTATATTTCGTATAATTAAGCTATTCTTTGTGGTGTAGTTTCATGTaagttttaataattggatattgtatatatatgctaCTACGATATATAGATGATTTGTATTTTGatgctatttttattttttacaaaatggtACACTGTTATAATTTCATGCATGTTAGTGAAAACTTAATTACTCAGTCATGTATTGATTAATTAGAACGAGATACCAAATTCAGAATCTTCACATACTTTTCGAATGTACTATAATAcagtatactaaaatttaacatGCTACTATTTCTTTATTGGTGCAATAACACTTAGATCACCTAGATACTTGAATGTGTTTACAATTTGAAAGGGTTttggagaatttttttttaatgagtCATTTCGAGTAGCcaataaatgttaaaaaaaaattcacccAGTTGTTACATTGGTAATCTTTATTTTACATCTGAGATATGATAAAAGGTAGATTtcctacattttttttagtaaataaaaaatctcaaatcatAAAAGTGACGAGGGAGAGTACAAGAAAGTAAcagtccaaaaaaaaaatagaaacacaaacacaaaagaCGCCACAACAACCAAAGAACTGACAAGAAAAAAAGACAACAAGAGTCAAAGTAAGAGGAGAACCGCCCAAACACTAACCGGTAACACCAACGGAGCTAGCACCCAAGAACCGCTCGATATCAAAGTAGACACCAAACAAGATAAGAAACAATAACTTCCCTGACAAGTCATCTTCTGTGTAAGCTCGTTCCCCTTGGCCATCTTTTGATATCCTCAAAGTTTCCATAACATATCCGGTGAGAATGGAAACTCCAAACACCAACTCTCATCCAAGATCCAAGACGCTAAAAAgaaatttcttctcaaaattcCAATTAGACTTGAAGTACTCAAACATTTcctacatatttttaatatcagtGTTAAAGTACTTAAACATTTTTAATCTCCAAATTTAAATAGtgatatatgtataaatattgttAAGTATTTATACACGTAGAGAGCGGAGAAACCGAGAAAGTAACTGGTTTGTTTCGAAAAAGGATCGAGAAACATGGACAATTCAAAACTCATGATATATTTCGAGATCGGGGTCAAGTAAATAAGcccatttcaaaataaataaggattttataaattatgcattttacttttaccagaCAAAAGGAAAGGGGTGAGTAAAATATGTGCACATAAtgacacaaataaaatatgtattgaGAAAAGCTAAGCTAATAAAGAGGCTACCAACGTGGTACGTAACCATTGGTTGtggtaaaaaataatgaaaataaaagtttttagTATGTTGGCTTGTGATCACAAGTAGGGTTTTGGgtaaaaataccgaaaaaatgatatatcgctcgtatcgtattgaaaaatatcaaaaaattatcgaatttttggtatatcgtaattttcgatacgatacggtatcgtatcgtaagtttccgatacgataacgatatgaatttctttatatcgcgatatatcgttttatatcgaatatatcgaaacatattgaaattcaatacatattgaagtttaaaattataaatatatataaatccatttaattcattcatatatttagaacAGGGACGGAGCCAGAAATTCTATATAAGTGGagcaaaaatatacataaagatattttaatacattgagaaggggcaaaaataaggatattttaaaaaaaataaaattaacttattaaaagtagtatacataaattatttctaggtggggcatttgccccttgTGAACTCCAAATGGATCCGTCCCtgatttagaaaatatatatatgaaaccctaataagaatactatttattttattgtgtagaagttttattaatttttgtgttatttttcagttttgaaattatatttttccatatataggTATTCGATATGATaacgatatttcgatatatcgtatcgatcttacgatatatcgaaatatcgatacgataacgatattgaTATCAtccatatcgaaagttcgatatatcgaaactttcgatacgataacgatatgaaattctttcatatcgatattttcgatacaaAACACGATACAACATTTTCGATatgatatatcgtatcgacccaccctaATCACAGGCTAagaattaaatcatggataCGATCCCATCTAATCTATCTAATCTTTTGTATGAAGTTAAATTACTATAGCTGGAAAATTACCTAACATTATGAAAGTTGATATAGGTACTGTCAGGTGTcagcttttcttttttggtaaaaaaaaagcatataaaGATTGGAGGTATTTAATCattgtattatatatttataaaatattttaattgaattccGTCATAGGTTTACGCGGGATTTATTATGGAAACTTACATGAAAATTGATCATACTTGATTTTTCTCGAAGATGAGACGAAACCGCCACAATGGGCTAATTCGACCTTATAATTGTTTCATTTATACGCTAAAATCATCACAAATCTGATTTATTAGGCTAAACTTATTAATATACTgtataattcataaattacgGTAACGATGATCTATATAGGAGTAGTTGATTTTTATAATccgaaaaaaagaaaattaaaaaaattagagattATTCTAgtggaaatgaaaattaagaagagagaacaaaatttgtttatcAGTGTTTCTCTTTGAGGAGAGAAGCTAATCCGGTGACCACCACTTTATTTCCTCTCTCTAAACTCTTCGGCTTAATCGCCGGCAGCTGCCACGTCATCGGCGCCGGCGATGAGATCGTCACATCCTCACCGAAAATCAAGTCCAATTCTCCCCCCTCACACCCCAAATCCAAAACATCGGGATCATCGGGCGGCGCCTCCTCGTTTGTGAGGCGGGCGTGAGGGCTCAGCCATTTCGATTTCATGTACTCCGCCTTCCGCCACGGAGCTATGTGCATGCCTTTCTTCTTCAGGCTCTGCCGCGCGGCCTCTGACGCCATCGCCACGATCTGTATCAGCCGGTCGGTTTTCCCCACGAATATGTACGGCAAGTTCTGCAGAACCGCCTTGTAACCGCTCGTGGATCGGGCGATCTCAAACTCCGATCGGAAATCCACATCGACTATCATCCTCTCTCCTTCCACCACTACATCGATGTATTCATACTCGCCTGCAAATTGCAAATTCCGATTATCAATTGAGGATTATTAGATCAATTGGTTTCTAAAATTAggagaattaaaaaaaaggagaaaagggGGAAATGGAATTGAGAATTACCAGCTGGAATAGAGGGAGACTTATCCCATTTGGATTTGCAAAGGGAGGCGTTGTAACCAAGGGTGATTAGACCATCGGTGACTACTTTCCTCAAATCGTCTTTTCTTTTGCAAGTTGTTTTGTTCTTTTCGACGATTTTTGAAGCGTCTGCCAATAGATTTCTCTCCGCCACAGTCGCGCACGGCGTCAAACTCTGCAACAACAATACGCAAACTTCAGATTCTCGACCAATaaggaaaaaaggaaaacaatcGAATATTATAAGATAATTGTGTACCCTGAGAGCATCGGAGGGGTCACTGAAGGAAGAATTAGCGGAAATGGAATCGGAGAAGAAGCCGAGCTCGTCATCGGAGCTATCGTTGCTGTTGCCGTTGAAGCAATTGCAGCGGTTGCGGGCGGCAGAGGAAGGCTTGTCGTTGTTGTCCTCCATGAAATTCTGAACCATTTTATCCAAACAGACCGAGCTCGGCTCGATCTCGGCAGCGCCACCGCCATCTTTGTCTCCTCCAGCTACCGGCTTCTCAGCGGATGAAATCCGGAGGACGCTGTTGAACGGACGGTCAAAAAGCCTCTTAAGCCGAGACTTAAACACCGGCGGCTTGACGGTGTCGCTCGGGATCGAATCGATCGGCTGGATTCTCATCGGAAAAGTTGAATACTCCTATTTCTAATCTAATCCAAGTCTATACTGTTAAAACTAATAACCTTCTGTTACTCAaaaactcacaaaattttacaaaatatgcCTGCAAAACGGAAGGCTAAACAAaatcatttcaatttcatcatTTCAACCTCACAACACCCGATCATCAAGCAACAAAGCGTCACAACAAAATTTTCACACTAATATTCACTCGACGAGAAAACTGAACAAAAAGAGAAGATAATAAATTTCTCTGTTATTGCTTTTCGTGATAAACGTGACGGCGATGATAGGAGAGACGAGCATTATGAGTGTAACGGGGAGAGTCGGAATCAGATGCCGGAAAACTAATTTTCCGGCGCAACTCCATCGCTGGTGCTCGGATGTTGATATCACGactgttatttttttttcaggttGCTGTTTCCACTTgttttttggttgattttttttgtttatttggctgataaaatggAGGGAGCTTATATAGGCCCTGGATTTGTAGACTGAGACTTATTGCCACGTGGAGTAGGTTTACCCTGAAATCCGGGCTACAATCTGCTGTGATGGACGTTGGTGCCGGTGATCCTAACCCACTCTCATCTCGACACGTGTCGATCATCTTGTCAGATCTCTCAACAAAATCCATTAcatatgtttattaattttacataggCATCACTCtacaaaatttgtttgttttatgaaataaataaataattatatgataattaatcatagaCAACCTTCTccgactaatataattttacaattttaaattaataacctTATGGAAAAAGTATAGCATCGAACGACACCTAATTAAATATAGCATTAGAGTAGGAGTGAATGAATATGCATGCGGTAAATCAAGGAAACatcaatgttttttttttactagaAAAAATGGAATCTTGAGTGGATAGATACCAATCCATTTTAGTGATTTATAACATAATACTAGAATTAATGATTGATTAACTGCTACATTTTTAGTACAAAACCgaaaatgattatttatagAACTATAGGTAAGTTTTGAACTTTCgataaattatgattttatatagtagtactagctttaaatttatgtggTGACTATTGAATTGTTGATTTGAACTATTCTAGGAAACATTAGTGTTTGCACGAGTTGCGGATTAGTTGCCTATTTGAATATCTGACTATTGGTTATTTAACTATTGATTTAGGGTGATGAATTAATAACCTAGTACTAttgggggtgttcggttgacaacactaaatctcatgattaaatatgtatcatgtttggttcataagattaatCTCttcaacttaatcctagatggatagtctcatgataattagttatagcctctccccctccaactgaaataatcccacaacttaatcctagataatagtctcatgattattagtcatgacaaccgaacaccaccttattttttggaaagaatattttttactaaaatatcattttatacaaGTAGAATATcatttatattgatattatttttatacatacagaatactagtattattttatagaacATAATCcttttatacaaataaaatatattattttattgattatcaaagtaggagtatcattttataccTGCTCaaagaatatcattttattgagcataaacatcatttttagcaaaaattatatattttgtccaataaataataggttattaggttatcaccataaatacgggttatcatatgatcacatcccactattgattaaatttaagttTAGTGCATCCTTTAACTGGGGaatcgaaatgaaaaaataatactaatgtatattttgttattatagataatttttattatattcttttttatgcagagaaaataaaagaaatccAGATTCTTTTCCTTGTCTTGACTCCTAGATAcaaattgatttcattttttgcagGTTGTTTTGGAAGGACACTTTTAAGTCAAAACAAATAACTGCATATGTCAATAGGGGCCTACggatagtaattaaataaaacaatagtactagtattaaatagtAGATATGTGAATTTGGACAAGTGACATGAGACTTATCTCGTAGAAAAAAGGGTGATGCGGTTACTTGGCCGCCTCCACACCCCGACCCAACAGTTTGTGAAAGGATTCaagggtttagggtttgtAAAAAGGGTGATGCGGTCACCCACCCTGACATGAGActtatctaattttattaatgagTTACGTttgtaatatttattctataaCAAAGCTATATTAGTAGtacatggagtactataaagtTATGtcattgatttcattttcaaaataatggGTTGGCATATGGCGATTATGTGTCGCTCCATATAAAACacattttaattcatatatatggAAAACAAAGCCTAACAGAGAGTCACTTTTAAGAAAAAGGCTATTTTAATCGTAGCATGCATTACGTGGCACTTAATCTTCTCATAAATTGACAGCCTAGTTTACTTAATCTTCTTTTAATTCAAAACGTGCATATATGTTTGTTCTGattgatagaaaataaaatcacatttaCTTAATGTTCTTCTTTTGTTAAATTCTACtacaattttgatatatacGATTAATCGAATTctattcaaatttctttttaagaaataattatggctaaaatcataaagtttGGACAAATAATGCTAGTAACTACACTAGAGCGAAAGTCATCATTGAttcacatatatttttatgattagtAACATTATTTTGATAATGTGTCTCATTTTCAATACTCTTACCGtttctattaataaatttatggagtatttataacTAAACGGATGAGTACTAATGATGAATAACAAAACATATTAAGGGACGTTAGTCTATATATGCATTGTTAATGACTTTCTTTCATACACAATTACGTATAGTCATATTTATGTGCACCTACAATCTACACATGTGCATATTTAGGGTAGATATCAAATCCAACCTAACtttaaacaaattcatttgTCAATAATGTTAAGCAATCTCACTGCAATTTTGAGGATGTTGCTAATGCCACttcatatttattcaaaatcctaatttgTGGACGGTACAactattcaaaaaaaaaagtcccAATTCCTTAGGCCTACTCTCAACGCAACAAAAACTTTCCGATTTTGATATATCAAGATAGAGTGgattcaaaaaaatcaatgtcATTTTCCCATCAAAGTTGAATTGAATTGTGAGTAGTAGGTTTTTTTAATGGGTGCAGTTGTGATGTGGGGCATAGTACTTCTAAAACCATATTTCCTATCACGTTGATAAATACATCATGGTCCCTATATAACTCAATTATCGCATGCCCACCAATAATGTGTGTTCtagttattttttcaattttaatttatacaagTACTTGTAATAATTTGCATGCttttttatgttatgtttGCACGGTTGCACCTAGCTTTATGCATGCATGTATGTCATCGCTTGAGataattgatgaagaaataataaaaaagaataattcaaTGTTGGTTAAAGTAGATCTTATAACGAGCATGatttggagtatttttttctgtTGCTATGTATAGTATAGGGTTGTGTCTTGtgtttagaaatttaattcCCATTTAACAAATTTGTTAGTGACTTTTAAAGATTAATCTCTCTAGGGTTATTTGTGTTTCTAAAGTTAATTATTCCGACATTCTTTAAAAGTAAATCTCTACTTCTCCAAAATATGGAGTTTGGAATGATCCTATATAATTCCCGAGGgccgataaaattaaattagtccTCCTTAATTATCATGATTTATTTCAAGTTCTATATCATATCAGACTGTTTTTATATGACTTTTATCCTTT is drawn from Salvia hispanica cultivar TCC Black 2014 chromosome 6, UniMelb_Shisp_WGS_1.0, whole genome shotgun sequence and contains these coding sequences:
- the LOC125197426 gene encoding uncharacterized protein LOC125197426 codes for the protein MRIQPIDSIPSDTVKPPVFKSRLKRLFDRPFNSVLRISSAEKPVAGGDKDGGGAAEIEPSSVCLDKMVQNFMEDNNDKPSSAARNRCNCFNGNSNDSSDDELGFFSDSISANSSFSDPSDALRSLTPCATVAERNLLADASKIVEKNKTTCKRKDDLRKVVTDGLITLGYNASLCKSKWDKSPSIPAGEYEYIDVVVEGERMIVDVDFRSEFEIARSTSGYKAVLQNLPYIFVGKTDRLIQIVAMASEAARQSLKKKGMHIAPWRKAEYMKSKWLSPHARLTNEEAPPDDPDVLDLGCEGGELDLIFGEDVTISSPAPMTWQLPAIKPKSLERGNKVVVTGLASLLKEKH